From Aedes albopictus strain Foshan chromosome 1, AalbF5, whole genome shotgun sequence, one genomic window encodes:
- the LOC115262604 gene encoding uncharacterized protein LOC115262604, which translates to MALNLYDYRADELDEDEVNYELQIRGYPYDNAFDRKRRDLRTLLNEDRKNPRLYTVTIPLEQDLLLFTSKITNIHQELQQRVTSRSRSRLISLRNRILRAPSANANLKQKLITDIDSLLNNYFDMENNQATMPSHQRLAQNTSVERETAQRELNPQATSYFPPTSVTASIQRTSLTPNASFSVPIVTSSPSFQGLRPLGDINLQDQAAALPNPTNATPQNSLPTNAPPPQRQGQSVNPFTEELKQFIKDSIKEAVRVYVDEWAQFSTPLGHNNVDNPATHSIGINTSRQNTATPLQDNQPDFANLNNSQNQSACPNPNPGYYNHLRTKIEKWQIYFSGEPGPKSLSVSEFIRQVTILVNDE; encoded by the coding sequence atggcACTGAACTTATACGACTATCGCGCCGATGAGTTAGATGAAGATGAAGTTAACTACGAACTTCAGATTCGCGGTTACCCGTACGACAACGCGTTTGACAGAAAACGTCGCGATTTACGCACTTTGTTAAATGAAGATCGGAAAAATCCCAGGCTCTACACGGTTACGATTCCTTTGGAACAAGATTTGTtgttgtttacatcaaaaattacCAACATACATCAAGAACTTCAACAACGCGTAACATCACGTTCTAGGTCGAGACTAATAAGTCTTCGAAATCGAATTTTAAGAGCACCATCGgcaaatgctaatttaaaacaaaagCTTATTACTGACATTGACTCTCTACTAAATAACTATTTCGACATGGAAAATAACCAAGCTACCATGCCTTCGCATCAGCGATTGGCCCAAAATACTTCGGTGGAAAGGGAGACAGCTCAAAGGGAATTGAATCCTCAAGCAACTTCCTATTTTCCACCAACTTCTGTGACAGCAAGTATTCAGAGAACAAGCTTGACTCCAAACGCGTCATTTTCAGTTCCAATTGTAACTTCTTCGCCAAGTTTTCAAGGCCTAAGGCCGCTAGGCGACATCAATCTTCAAGATCAAGCTGCAGCTTTGCCGAATCCGACAAATGCAACACCGCAAAATAGTCTTCCAACAAACGCTCCTCCACCACAGAGACAGGGACAATCCGTTAACCCCTTTACTGAAGAGCTCAAACAGTTCATTAAGGACTCGATCAAAGAAGCGGTAAGAGTTTATGTAGATGAATGGGCACAATTCTCAACCCCATTGGGACATAATAATGTCGATAATCCCGCTACGCACAGTATCGGAATTAACACTTCCAGGCAGAATACAGCTACGCCACTTCAAGACAACCAACCTGACTTCGCGAATTTAAATAATTCACAGAATCAGAGCGCGTGTCCTAACCCAAACCCAGGATATTACAATCACTTAAGAACAAAGATTGAAAAATGGCAAATTTATTTTAGCGGCGAACCAGGACCAAAATCACTATCGGTTTCCGAGTTTATTCGCCAAGTAACCATTCTG